The following proteins are co-located in the Paenibacillus sp. JNUCC32 genome:
- a CDS encoding glycosyltransferase family 2 protein gives MIVSALYFVILMFSFRNIKDIFRRATYSKYNTLSGSELVPSVSLLVPAYNEELTIAENVRCLMTLNYPTYEVIVINDGSSDETLKVLIEEYGLTLLPNPEIRGNISTNKVRGIYYNPQYPQLYLIDKENGGKADSLNAGINLSRYPLISSIDADSLLEKDALIRMARMYMENPEETVAIGGDVRIANGCVIENGEVKDVSLPRRMWPMFQSIEYLKAFLGGRIGWSHFNGLIIVSGAFGLFRKDYVIAVGGYRGGYPGEDMNIIIKLHRYMLENKIKYRVSFCPEAVCWTQAPDSYNILSNQRKRWGRGNLKNMIENRDMVFNPKYKVMGLLTMPYNVIFEALNPYFRITGLLALLGYVLLDMTNWHVLVVFGLVNFLSGYLLSVGALILEEMAFRRYTKLSDLVKMLLFSALKFVGYHQLGVLWRVQGHIQYLQNNNSWGTMTRQSWKDKNEAA, from the coding sequence ATGATCGTTAGCGCGCTTTATTTTGTAATTCTGATGTTTTCTTTCAGAAATATTAAGGATATTTTCAGACGCGCGACGTATTCGAAATACAATACGCTTTCGGGCTCGGAACTGGTACCATCGGTATCCTTGCTGGTCCCGGCCTATAACGAAGAGCTGACGATCGCGGAGAATGTCCGCTGCCTCATGACGCTGAACTATCCAACCTACGAGGTCATCGTCATCAATGACGGATCCTCCGACGAAACGCTGAAGGTGCTGATTGAGGAGTATGGTTTGACACTGCTGCCCAATCCGGAGATCCGAGGCAACATCAGCACGAACAAGGTGCGGGGCATTTATTATAATCCGCAGTACCCGCAGCTATACCTCATCGACAAGGAGAACGGCGGTAAGGCGGATTCCTTGAACGCGGGCATCAACCTGTCCCGTTATCCGCTGATTTCTTCCATCGATGCGGATTCATTGCTGGAGAAGGATGCGCTGATCCGGATGGCCCGGATGTACATGGAGAATCCCGAGGAGACGGTGGCGATCGGCGGCGACGTCCGGATTGCCAATGGCTGCGTGATCGAGAACGGTGAGGTTAAGGACGTATCCTTGCCGCGTCGGATGTGGCCGATGTTTCAATCGATCGAATATTTGAAAGCTTTTCTGGGGGGCCGAATCGGGTGGAGCCATTTCAACGGGCTCATCATCGTCTCCGGGGCCTTCGGTTTGTTCCGGAAAGACTATGTCATTGCGGTTGGCGGCTATCGCGGCGGTTACCCCGGCGAAGATATGAACATCATTATCAAGCTGCACCGCTATATGCTGGAAAATAAAATCAAATACCGCGTTTCCTTTTGTCCGGAAGCGGTGTGCTGGACGCAGGCGCCGGACAGCTACAACATTTTGTCCAATCAGCGCAAGCGTTGGGGACGCGGAAACTTGAAGAACATGATCGAGAACCGGGATATGGTGTTCAATCCGAAATATAAAGTCATGGGCTTGTTGACAATGCCCTACAACGTTATTTTCGAAGCGCTAAACCCTTACTTCAGAATTACGGGCCTTCTGGCTCTGCTTGGATATGTTTTGCTGGATATGACAAATTGGCATGTGCTGGTCGTGTTCGGGCTCGTCAATTTTTTAAGCGGGTACCTGCTCAGTGTGGGAGCCCTCATCCTGGAGGAGATGGCCTTCCGCCGGTATACCAAATTGTCCGACCTGGTGAAAATGCTCCTCTTCTCGGCGCTCAAGTTTGTGGGTTACCATCAGCTTGGCGTGCTGTGGAGAGTACAGGGACATATTCAATATTTGCAAAACAACAATTCATGGGGCACCATGACCCGGCAGAGCTGGAAAGATAAGAACGAGGCGGCTTGA
- a CDS encoding response regulator transcription factor — protein MSQSATLQRVQAVDFYGRVEEEVREHPNGTALLFLYCAGNPSGTEAELAEVQSFMDQLTGVNGEVLHDANTGVSAVTLPGYTLDAAHYQALLLKQHLQGRFEQADPRITLAALTEAPPRQTLKQMAETARLSTSSDIHIFTQEEADSGQNRILIVDQDATVREFLQIRLAMQGYETLEAVDGLEALELIPKWEPDLVLTELNLHGIDGLPFIHHIQQLDVKEPPKIVVLTEKRVEQTISQCFQNGVDDYVTKPFSPVELDARIRRCLH, from the coding sequence ATGTCTCAATCGGCAACATTGCAACGCGTGCAGGCCGTTGATTTTTACGGCCGCGTGGAGGAGGAAGTGAGAGAACATCCCAATGGAACAGCATTGCTGTTTCTGTACTGTGCTGGCAATCCGTCCGGGACGGAGGCTGAGCTGGCGGAGGTTCAGAGCTTTATGGACCAGCTGACCGGCGTAAACGGCGAGGTTCTGCACGACGCCAATACCGGCGTATCGGCTGTTACCCTGCCTGGCTACACGCTGGATGCCGCCCATTATCAGGCACTGCTCCTGAAGCAGCATCTGCAGGGCCGTTTCGAGCAAGCGGACCCGCGTATTACGCTTGCAGCGCTTACGGAAGCGCCGCCTCGGCAGACGTTGAAGCAGATGGCGGAAACCGCCAGGCTCAGCACCTCTTCGGATATTCATATATTTACGCAGGAGGAAGCGGACAGCGGCCAAAACCGCATTCTCATTGTGGACCAAGATGCCACGGTGAGGGAATTTTTACAGATTCGCTTGGCCATGCAGGGTTACGAAACGCTGGAAGCGGTGGATGGTTTGGAGGCACTGGAGCTCATCCCGAAATGGGAGCCGGATCTTGTCCTGACCGAGCTGAACCTGCATGGCATCGACGGCCTGCCGTTCATTCATCATATCCAGCAGCTGGACGTGAAGGAGCCGCCGAAAATTGTCGTGTTAACCGAGAAGCGGGTAGAGCAAACCATCAGCCAATGTTTCCAAAACGGGGTCGATGACTACGTAACCAAACCGTTCTCGCCGGTGGAGCTGGATGCCCGCATCCGACGCTGCCTTCATTAA
- a CDS encoding GntR family transcriptional regulator yields MAHKLMLRVDPHAPMNVSTQVKEQLKWLIGIGQIEPFDMLPPAGALADNLGLNRNTVNLVYNQLKDEGIVSMHKGKGTQVLNNPQVEELRNRRKLMHELAERTTEELGSLHIPASEFFAASLAYTLLQEPVLNAERRILFIECKGHDFPFYQKAIEEITGAKVKTVFLEDLLAGEQALLKAFDYSSLIVTTLNHDSEVKALCSKYDKKAFVIGANAETSVLLDIARLTPGSHLSFVCLGKAGAQWMAGRVQEAGIDGVRASLAGLDHREDLLQRIEQSDQVYASDAVYEEVRSLAPGKVKLFPMALEKSSVNMLRDMI; encoded by the coding sequence ATGGCGCACAAGCTCATGCTTCGAGTCGACCCGCACGCTCCCATGAATGTAAGCACGCAAGTCAAGGAACAGCTAAAGTGGCTGATTGGTATTGGACAGATCGAACCATTCGATATGCTGCCCCCGGCGGGCGCGCTCGCGGACAACCTCGGGCTGAACCGCAACACCGTAAACCTGGTGTACAACCAGTTGAAGGACGAGGGGATCGTCTCCATGCATAAAGGCAAAGGAACGCAGGTTCTGAACAACCCTCAGGTAGAAGAGCTTCGAAATCGCAGAAAGCTGATGCATGAGCTCGCAGAGCGAACGACGGAGGAGCTGGGCTCCCTTCATATCCCGGCGAGCGAGTTCTTTGCCGCATCCCTTGCCTATACGCTGCTGCAGGAGCCTGTCCTGAACGCAGAGCGGCGAATTCTGTTCATCGAATGTAAAGGGCATGATTTCCCCTTCTATCAGAAAGCGATTGAGGAAATTACGGGCGCGAAAGTCAAAACGGTGTTTCTGGAGGATTTGTTGGCGGGAGAACAAGCGCTGCTCAAAGCTTTCGACTATTCGAGCCTCATTGTCACGACGCTTAATCATGATTCCGAAGTCAAAGCCCTGTGCAGCAAATACGACAAAAAAGCTTTCGTTATTGGCGCGAATGCGGAAACGTCGGTCCTGCTTGATATTGCCCGGCTGACACCTGGCAGCCATCTCAGTTTTGTCTGCCTGGGGAAGGCAGGTGCGCAGTGGATGGCCGGCCGCGTTCAAGAAGCCGGTATCGATGGGGTCCGTGCCAGCCTGGCCGGTCTGGATCATCGGGAAGACCTGCTGCAGCGGATCGAGCAATCCGATCAGGTGTATGCCTCTGATGCCGTATATGAAGAGGTTCGATCGTTAGCTCCCGGCAAGGTGAAGCTGTTTCCCATGGCACTGGAGAAGAGCAGCGTGAACATGCTAAGAGACATGATCTGA
- a CDS encoding HPP family protein translates to MKDQADSYLQKMKGGARSPLTVRPMNLAVGFIGGAVSIGLLALLSSLAGSPWIMAPFGASCVLAFAVWDAPLSQPRNLVGGHLISTLTGLVALEVLGDGIWAMAIGVGAAISLMGMTKTTHPPAGADPLVVIMAGSGWSFLFTPVLVGSVMIVVVALLVNNAVKERRYPTFWW, encoded by the coding sequence ATGAAGGATCAAGCTGATTCTTATTTGCAGAAAATGAAAGGGGGGGCTAGAAGTCCGTTGACCGTTCGTCCCATGAATCTCGCCGTTGGCTTTATCGGGGGTGCCGTTTCGATTGGCTTACTGGCCCTTCTCTCCTCGCTCGCAGGAAGTCCATGGATCATGGCGCCCTTTGGGGCGAGCTGCGTGCTGGCGTTTGCAGTCTGGGATGCGCCGTTATCACAACCAAGAAACCTGGTCGGAGGGCATCTTATTTCCACGCTTACGGGACTTGTCGCGCTGGAGGTCCTGGGTGACGGAATATGGGCCATGGCGATCGGGGTGGGAGCCGCGATCAGCCTGATGGGAATGACCAAGACGACCCATCCTCCCGCCGGCGCAGACCCCTTGGTCGTTATTATGGCTGGCAGCGGCTGGTCATTCCTGTTCACGCCTGTGCTCGTCGGATCGGTCATGATCGTGGTGGTGGCTCTGCTTGTCAATAATGCGGTAAAGGAACGAAGATATCCGACTTTTTGGTGGTGA
- a CDS encoding DUF350 domain-containing protein, translated as MTVVINIVISVICIIVLQLLGMLIFSWMTRFNDMEELKKGNVAVGLAFGGKFMATAIILGISAYTNSSIWHMILWFAVGYVCLIVAYWVFELATPGLRISEHLQKGNVAIGILLAMVFIGTAFAISSLII; from the coding sequence TTGACGGTCGTCATTAATATTGTTATAAGTGTGATCTGCATTATCGTGCTTCAATTGCTGGGCATGCTGATTTTCAGCTGGATGACCCGGTTTAACGACATGGAAGAGCTGAAGAAAGGTAATGTCGCGGTTGGTCTGGCATTCGGCGGCAAGTTTATGGCAACGGCCATTATTTTGGGCATATCGGCATATACGAATTCATCGATATGGCATATGATACTGTGGTTTGCCGTTGGATATGTATGCTTGATCGTTGCCTATTGGGTATTCGAGCTGGCGACGCCGGGTCTTCGAATTTCCGAGCACCTGCAAAAGGGCAACGTAGCGATCGGCATCCTGCTGGCGATGGTGTTCATCGGCACAGCCTTTGCGATCAGCAGCCTGATCATTTAG
- a CDS encoding potassium channel family protein produces MHFFLRLSLKMMRLRKTTISVIVVLFVVLCSTLAFLLEPETFHHWFNALYWVLTTMATVGYGDYYAATVPGKILTIFIYIFGIGLLSLVIGKVIESFGSMQRQRGAGRLNFKGSGHVIIINWSKKAMSAIDEILSYSPQSEIVVIDDSSRHPVEHLEQVHFVSGDPASDDVLMRANILEAKSAIVFADARIDESALVDGKSLLIVSSIERIAPDVHTTVEIMQEKHVQNFRHNQVNEFVLSHDAVSRLAVRAALQEGNSDVLMQLLSRQHGDDIYEVALNPAWKTYGDAFQDLLRQGATLISDRSDLSINRKLDLPIPRDARLYVVSDEATMNRIAGKLV; encoded by the coding sequence GTGCACTTTTTTCTGAGATTATCTTTGAAAATGATGCGTCTGCGTAAAACAACGATCAGCGTGATCGTGGTGCTGTTTGTGGTGCTTTGCTCGACCCTGGCATTCCTGCTGGAGCCGGAAACGTTTCACCATTGGTTTAACGCCCTTTACTGGGTGCTTACCACGATGGCCACCGTTGGTTATGGCGATTATTATGCAGCTACCGTGCCGGGCAAGATATTAACGATATTCATCTATATCTTCGGTATCGGGCTGCTCAGTTTAGTGATCGGTAAAGTGATCGAATCGTTTGGAAGCATGCAGCGGCAGAGAGGAGCGGGCAGGTTGAACTTTAAGGGCAGCGGCCATGTCATCATTATCAATTGGAGCAAAAAAGCGATGTCCGCGATCGACGAGATTCTGTCGTATTCGCCGCAGTCCGAGATCGTGGTCATCGACGATTCCAGCCGGCATCCCGTGGAGCATCTCGAACAGGTGCATTTTGTAAGCGGCGATCCTGCATCGGATGACGTGCTGATGAGAGCCAACATTCTGGAGGCCAAGTCGGCCATTGTCTTCGCGGACGCCCGGATCGACGAATCGGCGCTGGTGGACGGCAAGTCGCTCCTGATTGTTTCGAGCATCGAGCGGATAGCGCCGGACGTACATACCACGGTGGAGATCATGCAGGAGAAGCATGTGCAGAATTTCCGCCACAATCAAGTAAACGAGTTTGTCCTCTCGCACGATGCCGTTTCCCGATTGGCGGTGCGGGCAGCGCTGCAGGAAGGAAACTCGGATGTGCTGATGCAGCTGCTCAGCCGCCAGCACGGCGACGATATTTACGAAGTGGCATTAAACCCCGCATGGAAGACCTACGGGGATGCATTTCAGGATCTGCTGCGGCAAGGAGCGACGCTGATCTCCGATCGCAGTGACCTCAGCATCAACCGCAAGCTCGATTTGCCGATTCCGCGGGATGCGAGGCTGTATGTGGTTTCGGACGAAGCGACCATGAACCGGATTGCCGGTAAGCTTGTTTGA
- a CDS encoding nucleotide sugar dehydrogenase — MNEEYETLLSAIENKKAVLGVVGLGYVGLPLAVEMVKQGFTVIGIDLDSDKIDRIYRGESYITDISSEELAACMETGRFKPTTDYSMIAVIDAVSICVPTPLSENQDPDTSYITMVVDQLKRFMKPNLLITLESTTYPGTTEELIQQPIEKLGYKVGQNFYLCFSPERVDPSNSRFNTRNTPKVIGGTTDACLKLGEALYKQYVETVVPVSNPKVAEMSKLLENTFRSVNIAFVNEMAMMCDRMGIDVWEVINAAATKPFGFMPFYPGPGIGGHCIPLDPMYLSWKAKGFRFYSKFIELAQSTNDNMPYYVINKTATILNEYAKSIKRSNILLLGMAYKPDISDLRESPGLEVYEQFKENGAYVDYYDPYANSFVDKQGETIRSVEYDLAKFSRYDCIVLITNHSNLDYHSIASAGVPILDTRNAFKAYAEPHIYKIGHSVQHVPEPGEAVLI; from the coding sequence GTGAATGAGGAATATGAAACTTTATTGAGTGCCATTGAAAATAAGAAAGCTGTACTGGGTGTTGTGGGACTAGGTTATGTAGGTTTGCCGCTGGCTGTGGAAATGGTGAAACAAGGATTTACGGTCATCGGCATCGATCTGGATTCCGACAAAATCGACCGCATTTACCGCGGCGAGTCCTACATTACGGACATCTCGTCCGAAGAGCTTGCGGCATGCATGGAGACCGGACGCTTTAAGCCGACAACGGATTACAGCATGATCGCCGTCATTGACGCGGTCAGCATCTGCGTGCCGACGCCGCTTAGCGAGAATCAGGACCCGGATACTTCCTACATTACAATGGTAGTCGATCAGCTCAAACGCTTCATGAAGCCTAATCTGTTAATTACGCTGGAGAGCACGACATATCCGGGAACCACGGAGGAACTGATTCAACAACCGATCGAGAAGCTCGGTTACAAGGTCGGCCAGAACTTCTATCTGTGCTTCTCGCCGGAGCGCGTCGATCCGTCCAACAGCCGCTTTAATACGCGGAACACGCCGAAGGTGATCGGCGGAACGACGGATGCCTGCCTGAAGCTGGGCGAAGCGCTGTACAAACAGTACGTGGAGACGGTTGTACCTGTCAGCAATCCGAAAGTTGCGGAAATGTCGAAGCTGCTGGAAAATACGTTCCGCAGCGTGAATATCGCCTTCGTCAACGAGATGGCGATGATGTGCGACCGTATGGGCATCGATGTATGGGAAGTGATCAATGCGGCGGCCACCAAGCCGTTCGGTTTCATGCCGTTCTATCCGGGGCCAGGCATCGGCGGCCACTGCATCCCGCTGGATCCCATGTACTTATCGTGGAAGGCCAAGGGCTTCCGCTTTTACAGCAAATTCATTGAGCTGGCACAATCCACCAATGACAACATGCCTTACTACGTGATCAACAAAACGGCGACGATTCTGAATGAATATGCCAAATCGATCAAACGCTCCAATATCCTGTTGTTAGGCATGGCCTACAAACCGGACATCAGCGATTTGCGCGAATCCCCGGGCCTCGAAGTTTACGAACAGTTCAAGGAGAACGGCGCTTATGTGGATTACTACGATCCGTATGCCAACAGTTTCGTGGATAAGCAAGGCGAAACGATTCGCAGCGTGGAGTATGATCTCGCGAAATTCAGCCGGTACGATTGCATCGTCCTCATTACGAACCACAGCAATCTGGATTATCATTCGATCGCTTCGGCCGGCGTGCCGATCTTGGACACGCGGAATGCATTTAAAGCGTATGCCGAGCCTCATATTTACAAGATCGGCCATTCTGTTCAGCATGTGCCTGAGCCGGGCGAGGCTGTCTTGATCTGA
- a CDS encoding HEAT repeat domain-containing protein has protein sequence MFSNLEMAYVFVYVCLGLIAAGIILLFQMKIKHNAIQRETERFTEKHHDYFVYVQSHLHDDTTLELPPGKLTSAERRVIQAKFMEWIEQFKGDAREKLLRLCRDAGFVEQEIRALSSMRKDRRIEAVYRLGGMRAEEAVPQLQQLMNRTKYGPMTIIIARAIAKSAVSSQQIREMLSKLLSYDKAIHHMAADILLETRLDSASLMRKLLDDPDPGLVKVSLVAMWGQAIPAVVPALDRLVGSEEKDVRAEAVKLYLGSNPALKDDTIVALMNDHEWEVRAAAAKALGRLHAAGSIPLLASALKDENWHVRNNSAESLAMLGEQGFETLCQAALTGEGPARETALYRIERIMSNEGEYEQVEQMVAFNKRKLVYDRYFGVQTNKRIGTVAGVGGDYTA, from the coding sequence ATGTTTTCAAATTTAGAAATGGCATACGTTTTTGTCTATGTATGCCTCGGCCTGATTGCAGCCGGCATTATCCTGTTGTTCCAAATGAAGATCAAGCATAATGCCATACAAAGAGAAACGGAACGATTTACGGAAAAACACCATGATTACTTTGTGTATGTGCAGAGTCATCTGCATGATGATACCACGCTGGAGCTGCCGCCAGGCAAATTGACGTCGGCCGAACGCCGGGTCATCCAAGCCAAGTTTATGGAGTGGATCGAGCAATTCAAAGGTGACGCCAGAGAGAAGCTCCTGCGTTTGTGCCGGGACGCCGGGTTTGTGGAACAGGAAATTCGGGCATTATCCAGCATGAGGAAAGACCGCCGCATTGAAGCGGTCTACCGCCTCGGCGGGATGCGGGCGGAAGAGGCCGTTCCCCAGCTCCAGCAGCTGATGAACCGGACGAAATACGGTCCGATGACCATCATCATTGCCCGGGCAATTGCCAAGAGCGCGGTTTCGTCCCAGCAGATTCGGGAAATGTTGTCCAAGCTGCTGTCTTACGATAAAGCCATTCACCATATGGCTGCCGATATTTTGCTGGAGACCCGGCTGGATTCGGCCAGCCTCATGCGCAAGCTTCTGGACGATCCCGATCCAGGACTGGTCAAGGTTTCGCTTGTTGCCATGTGGGGACAGGCCATTCCGGCCGTCGTGCCGGCACTCGACCGATTGGTCGGATCCGAGGAGAAGGACGTGCGTGCCGAGGCCGTCAAGCTGTATCTTGGCTCGAACCCGGCCCTGAAGGATGACACTATTGTGGCACTCATGAATGATCATGAGTGGGAAGTGCGGGCGGCAGCGGCGAAAGCGCTCGGACGGCTTCATGCCGCAGGCAGCATTCCGCTCCTGGCTTCAGCCCTGAAGGACGAGAATTGGCATGTGCGGAACAACAGCGCGGAGAGTCTTGCCATGTTGGGAGAACAAGGCTTCGAGACCTTGTGCCAAGCCGCGCTTACAGGAGAAGGTCCAGCCAGGGAAACGGCCCTGTACCGGATCGAACGGATCATGTCCAACGAAGGCGAATACGAGCAAGTGGAGCAAATGGTGGCATTTAATAAAAGAAAACTGGTGTACGATCGTTATTTCGGCGTTCAAACGAACAAACGGATCGGCACGGTTGCAGGAGTAGGAGGAGATTACACTGCTTAG